The following proteins come from a genomic window of Geomonas sp. RF6:
- a CDS encoding gamma carbonic anhydrase family protein: MIRAFKGVSPQIDLTAFIAEGAVVIGDVRIGRESSIWFNCVVRGDVNFISIGERTNIQDLSVLHVTHKKDADDPGAPLVIGSDVTVGHSVTLHGCTIEDGAFIGMQAIVMDRAVVGKGALVGARALVTEGTVVPPGTLWLGAPAKYVRDLTPEEKEWIARSPGNYVSYASEYRDDLP, encoded by the coding sequence ATGATACGTGCCTTCAAAGGAGTCTCGCCGCAGATCGATCTCACAGCCTTCATTGCAGAGGGGGCCGTGGTGATAGGGGATGTGCGCATCGGGAGGGAGAGCAGCATCTGGTTCAACTGCGTCGTGCGCGGCGACGTGAACTTCATCTCCATCGGGGAGCGCACCAACATCCAGGACCTTTCCGTCCTCCACGTGACGCACAAGAAGGATGCAGACGATCCAGGTGCGCCACTGGTGATCGGGAGCGACGTCACAGTGGGGCACAGCGTGACGCTGCACGGCTGCACGATAGAGGACGGCGCCTTCATCGGCATGCAGGCGATCGTCATGGACCGTGCGGTCGTCGGGAAGGGAGCGCTCGTCGGGGCGCGCGCCCTCGTCACGGAGGGGACGGTCGTTCCCCCCGGGACGCTGTGGCTCGGCGCGCCGGCGAAGTACGTGCGGGATCTTACCCCGGAGGAGAAGGAGTGGATCGCCCGCTCCCCCGGAAACTATGTGAGCTATGCATCAGAGTACCGGGACGACCTGCCATAA
- the nadA gene encoding quinolinate synthase NadA, with protein MEQQSIQSEIRALLKQRNAVLLAHNYMRDEVQEIADITGDSLALSIEAAATDADVIVFCGVHFMAESASILAPEKTVLLPRLDAGCPMADMVDAESLRKMKAEHPGVPVVTYVNSSAAVKAETDICCTSANAVKVVQSLPEKELIFTPDRNLGRFVSKFTDKKFHLWEGYCPTHERLKPEAVLALKEQYPDAPFVCHPECNPAVSALADHVCSTTGMYSYVTENPAKRFIIGTEAGILWRMKRENPEKEFILASPALVCPNMKLTSLEDILEALQTMKPVVKVPEEIRIPAKRALDRMLAIPRD; from the coding sequence ATGGAGCAGCAGTCGATACAGTCTGAGATACGGGCGTTACTGAAGCAGCGCAACGCGGTGCTTCTGGCACATAACTACATGAGGGACGAAGTTCAGGAGATCGCCGACATCACCGGTGATTCCCTCGCCCTCTCCATCGAGGCGGCGGCGACCGACGCCGATGTCATCGTTTTCTGCGGTGTCCATTTCATGGCGGAGTCCGCTTCCATCCTCGCGCCGGAGAAGACGGTGCTTCTGCCGCGCCTCGACGCCGGCTGCCCCATGGCGGACATGGTGGACGCGGAGTCGCTGCGCAAGATGAAGGCCGAGCACCCGGGGGTGCCGGTGGTGACGTACGTGAACTCCTCTGCGGCGGTGAAGGCCGAGACGGACATCTGCTGCACCTCCGCTAATGCGGTGAAGGTCGTGCAGTCCCTCCCGGAAAAGGAGCTTATCTTCACCCCCGACCGCAATCTCGGGCGCTTTGTATCGAAATTCACCGACAAGAAGTTCCACCTCTGGGAAGGGTATTGCCCGACCCACGAGAGGCTGAAGCCGGAGGCGGTGCTTGCGCTGAAGGAGCAGTATCCCGATGCACCGTTTGTGTGCCACCCGGAGTGCAACCCGGCGGTCTCGGCGCTCGCCGACCACGTCTGCTCCACCACAGGCATGTACAGCTACGTGACGGAGAACCCGGCGAAGCGCTTCATCATCGGCACCGAGGCGGGGATCCTCTGGCGCATGAAGAGGGAGAATCCGGAGAAGGAGTTCATCCTCGCCTCCCCGGCGCTGGTCTGCCCGAATATGAAGCTCACCTCGCTGGAGGATATCCTGGAGGCGCTGCAAACGATGAAGCCGGTCGTGAAGGTGCCCGAGGAGATTCGGATCCCGGCAAAGCGGGCGCTGGATCGGATGCTCGCCATACCGAGGGACTGA
- a CDS encoding TatA/E family twin arginine-targeting protein translocase: MFGIGMPELIIIMVIALIVIGPQKLPELARSLGKGLAEFKRATEDFKHTIDAETTAAEREKMAKEAAAQTKDEEVKEEQKAEEKPQHTA, translated from the coding sequence ATGTTTGGCATTGGAATGCCGGAGCTCATCATCATCATGGTGATAGCTCTCATCGTGATCGGCCCGCAGAAGCTCCCGGAACTGGCGCGTTCGCTCGGCAAGGGGCTGGCGGAATTCAAGAGGGCGACCGAAGACTTCAAGCACACCATCGATGCGGAGACAACAGCCGCGGAGAGGGAGAAAATGGCGAAGGAAGCGGCCGCACAGACAAAGGATGAAGAGGTCAAAGAAGAGCAGAAGGCCGAGGAAAAGCCGCAGCACACGGCCTGA
- the ybgF gene encoding tol-pal system protein YbgF, whose protein sequence is MFYGRKFGICLILATLCGCVATRDELSVVQRDLDEMKSRLFTVNKDLAQVHTEVQEGVQKSLVGYTQRVEGLEKDVQGFQKELGAIRKSSADVQASLDSTHVDMQSLSGKVDDVRILAQKPVDDLQLMRDDLSKRLAAIDERLAKLEKSLAEVQKRGEEAQQTPERLYELGVAALKGGDAAKARELLGNFVERYPKHQLTGNAHYWTGESYLSEKNYEQAILEYQEAIKSHGEKTPDAMLKQGGAFKELGDAKSAAYVWRKLVEEFPKSEEAKTAKEKLRQK, encoded by the coding sequence ATGTTTTACGGGAGAAAGTTTGGAATCTGCCTGATCCTTGCCACCCTGTGCGGCTGCGTTGCCACCAGGGACGAGCTGTCCGTCGTGCAGCGCGACCTCGACGAGATGAAGAGCCGCCTCTTCACGGTCAACAAGGATCTGGCGCAGGTGCACACGGAGGTGCAGGAGGGGGTCCAGAAGTCGCTGGTAGGCTACACCCAGAGGGTGGAAGGGCTCGAGAAGGACGTGCAGGGGTTCCAGAAGGAGCTCGGTGCGATTCGGAAGAGCAGCGCGGACGTGCAGGCCTCGCTGGACAGCACACACGTCGACATGCAGAGCCTGAGCGGGAAGGTGGACGACGTGCGCATCCTCGCCCAGAAGCCTGTGGACGACCTGCAGCTCATGAGGGACGACCTGTCGAAGCGCCTTGCCGCCATCGACGAGCGCCTGGCGAAGCTTGAGAAATCGCTCGCCGAGGTGCAAAAGAGGGGTGAAGAGGCGCAGCAGACTCCGGAGCGGCTGTACGAGCTGGGGGTCGCGGCGCTGAAGGGGGGGGATGCGGCGAAGGCGCGTGAGCTTCTCGGCAACTTCGTGGAGCGCTACCCGAAGCACCAGCTGACCGGGAACGCCCACTACTGGACCGGCGAGAGCTACCTCTCGGAAAAGAACTACGAGCAGGCGATCCTCGAGTACCAGGAAGCCATCAAGAGCCACGGGGAGAAGACTCCCGATGCGATGCTGAAGCAGGGGGGCGCCTTCAAGGAGCTGGGAGACGCGAAGAGCGCCGCTTACGTGTGGAGAAAGCTCGTGGAGGAATTCCCGAAGAGCGAAGAGGCAAAGACGGCGAAGGAGAAGCTGCGCCAGAAGTGA
- the pal gene encoding peptidoglycan-associated lipoprotein Pal: protein MRKGISGSLVVLCCGALLMAGCAHKEQVKPSEPVSTTQQPPAAQPPVEAPRQASPRETAPQQAPLPETRTDESTIRPEQRPVEQGAGSVQAELEKVYFDYDSSSLSQEARNTLSKSAQYLSRNSQVKVRVEGHCDERGSDEYNMALGERRAKAARDYLVNLGISSDRLSTISYGHEKPADPGHDEAAWAKNRRDEFTIIK from the coding sequence ATGCGCAAGGGGATATCTGGAAGCTTGGTGGTTCTGTGCTGTGGGGCTCTTCTCATGGCGGGTTGTGCGCACAAGGAGCAGGTGAAGCCGAGCGAGCCGGTTTCGACGACCCAGCAGCCGCCGGCGGCTCAGCCCCCTGTGGAGGCGCCGAGACAGGCCTCTCCGAGGGAGACTGCCCCGCAGCAGGCTCCCCTGCCGGAGACGCGGACGGACGAGTCGACGATCCGGCCGGAGCAGCGCCCCGTCGAGCAGGGCGCGGGGAGCGTGCAGGCGGAGCTTGAGAAGGTCTACTTCGACTACGACTCCTCCTCCCTCTCCCAGGAAGCGCGCAACACCCTTTCGAAGAGTGCGCAGTACCTCTCCCGCAACTCCCAGGTGAAGGTGCGGGTCGAAGGTCACTGCGACGAGCGCGGCTCCGACGAGTACAATATGGCTCTCGGCGAGAGAAGGGCGAAGGCTGCCAGGGATTACCTGGTGAACCTGGGGATCTCCTCCGACCGTCTCTCCACCATCAGCTATGGGCACGAGAAGCCGGCGGATCCGGGGCACGACGAGGCTGCCTGGGCAAAGAACAGAAGGGACGAGTTCACGATCATAAAGTAA